A window of Halobellus sp. LT62 contains these coding sequences:
- a CDS encoding hydantoinase B/oxoprolinase family protein — protein sequence MSDESRTSDGVIDPVTLEILRNQLESVATEMGHVLIRGAYSPNIKERQDCSTALFDASGRMIAQAEHIPVHLGAMPDAVEVVLEKEPKPGDVFVVNDPFAGGTHLPDITLVSPIAPDDEVIGFAVSRAHHADVGGGSPGSMPPGAREIYEEGLRLPAVRLVDGGEPNEAVHELIRANVRTPDERKADLRAQRAANARAEERVGELLDEHGARLLDAFDAVIDYSRERVEAELTDLPNGTYRAHDVLEGDGVTDEDIPIEVAVTIDGATIDVDFAGTAEQVAGNLNAPLSVAKSAVYFVVRAVTNPEIPPNHGCYEPVSVSAPEGSVLNPTPPAAVVGGNVETSQRVMDVTLAALAEAVPAEIPAGGQGTMNNLIIGDRRGEFTYYETIGGGFGARSDRDGMDGVQVGMTNTLNTPVEALETAYPLRVERYGLRPDSGGDGRFRGGLGIERTVTVETDATVSLITERRRTAPAGVDGGGDGATGENLVDGEPVPSKASVDVESGTTVSILTPGGGGHGDPAERDPTARERDRRDGKSGQGVSARQ from the coding sequence ATGAGCGACGAATCTCGCACGTCCGACGGGGTGATCGACCCGGTAACGCTGGAGATACTCAGAAACCAACTGGAGAGTGTCGCCACCGAGATGGGGCACGTGCTCATTCGCGGGGCCTACTCGCCGAACATCAAGGAGCGGCAGGACTGTTCGACCGCGCTCTTCGACGCGTCGGGGCGGATGATCGCGCAGGCCGAGCACATCCCGGTCCACCTCGGCGCGATGCCCGACGCCGTCGAGGTCGTCTTGGAGAAAGAGCCGAAGCCCGGGGACGTCTTCGTCGTCAACGACCCCTTTGCGGGCGGGACGCACCTCCCCGACATCACGCTCGTCTCGCCCATCGCGCCCGACGACGAGGTGATCGGCTTCGCCGTGTCGAGAGCGCACCACGCCGACGTCGGCGGCGGGTCACCCGGGAGTATGCCACCCGGAGCGCGGGAGATATATGAGGAAGGCCTCAGACTGCCGGCGGTCCGACTCGTCGACGGCGGCGAGCCGAACGAGGCGGTGCACGAACTGATCCGCGCGAACGTCCGCACGCCGGACGAGCGGAAGGCCGACCTCCGTGCCCAGCGCGCGGCCAACGCGCGGGCAGAGGAACGCGTCGGCGAACTACTGGACGAACACGGCGCGCGACTGCTCGACGCGTTCGACGCCGTCATCGACTACTCTCGCGAGCGCGTCGAGGCCGAGTTGACCGACCTCCCGAACGGCACCTACCGCGCCCACGACGTCCTCGAAGGCGACGGCGTGACCGACGAGGACATCCCGATCGAGGTGGCGGTCACGATCGACGGCGCGACAATCGACGTCGACTTCGCCGGGACTGCCGAGCAGGTGGCGGGCAACCTGAACGCGCCGCTGTCGGTCGCCAAGAGCGCGGTGTACTTCGTCGTTCGCGCGGTTACCAACCCGGAGATACCGCCGAACCACGGCTGCTACGAGCCGGTGTCGGTGTCGGCACCCGAGGGTTCAGTGCTCAACCCCACGCCCCCGGCGGCGGTCGTCGGCGGGAACGTCGAGACCAGCCAGCGGGTGATGGACGTCACGCTGGCGGCGCTGGCGGAGGCGGTTCCCGCGGAGATCCCCGCCGGCGGACAGGGTACGATGAACAACCTCATCATCGGCGACAGGCGTGGGGAGTTCACCTACTACGAGACCATCGGCGGCGGATTCGGTGCCCGCTCGGACAGAGACGGGATGGACGGCGTCCAAGTGGGGATGACTAACACGCTCAACACGCCGGTCGAGGCGCTGGAGACCGCGTACCCGCTCCGCGTCGAGCGGTACGGGCTCCGCCCCGACAGCGGCGGCGACGGGCGGTTCCGCGGCGGACTTGGGATCGAACGGACCGTCACCGTCGAGACCGACGCGACGGTGTCGCTGATCACCGAGCGCCGCCGGACCGCTCCCGCGGGGGTCGACGGCGGCGGCGACGGCGCGACCGGCGAGAACCTCGTCGACGGCGAACCGGTCCCCTCGAAGGCGTCCGTCGACGTCGAATCGGGAACGACCGTCTCGATCCTGACGCCGGGCGGCGGCGGCCACGGCGACCCGGCCGAGCGCGACCCGACAGCTCGGGAACGCGATCGGCGCGACGGAAAAAGTGGACAGGGAGTGAGCGCCCGTCAGTAG
- a CDS encoding bifunctional 4-hydroxy-2-oxoglutarate aldolase/2-dehydro-3-deoxy-phosphogluconate aldolase, giving the protein MSRNRHTDLERLFDTGIVGILRGVPAEKTVDVADALVAGGVDVIEVTADTDGALDTIARLRETFDRSEALVGAGTVLDSDTAGAALRAGASFVVTPNFDEEVVRTCNRYGAVVAPGVMTPTEAVNAYEAGADVLKIFPASTLGPGHLRSIKGPLDQLPLVPTGGVSLDNVEAFVGAGADAVGVGSGLVDGEAVANEDYEALTERAEAFRGAIDDARE; this is encoded by the coding sequence ATGAGTCGGAATCGACACACGGATCTGGAGCGGCTTTTCGACACTGGAATCGTCGGCATCCTCCGCGGGGTTCCCGCCGAAAAAACGGTCGATGTCGCCGACGCGCTCGTCGCGGGCGGCGTCGACGTGATCGAGGTGACAGCCGACACCGACGGTGCGCTCGACACGATCGCACGCCTGCGAGAGACGTTCGACCGTTCCGAGGCGCTCGTCGGCGCTGGGACCGTCCTCGATAGCGACACCGCCGGGGCGGCGCTCCGCGCCGGGGCGTCGTTCGTCGTCACTCCGAACTTCGACGAGGAGGTCGTCCGGACGTGCAACCGCTACGGGGCCGTCGTCGCGCCGGGCGTGATGACCCCGACAGAAGCCGTGAACGCGTACGAAGCGGGCGCGGACGTGCTGAAGATATTCCCCGCGTCGACGCTCGGTCCCGGGCACCTGCGGAGCATCAAGGGACCGCTCGATCAGCTCCCGCTCGTCCCGACCGGCGGCGTCTCGCTCGACAACGTCGAGGCCTTCGTCGGGGCCGGGGCCGACGCTGTCGGCGTCGGGAGCGGGCTGGTCGACGGCGAGGCCGTTGCCAACGAGGACTACGAAGCGCTGACCGAACGGGCCGAGGCGTTCCGCGGAGCGATCGACGACGCTCGGGAGTGA
- a CDS encoding VOC family protein, giving the protein MTDATAPSLPAGTRLGRTALRVNDLESMIDFYRTVVGLAVIERIDDGATLGVDDVPLLVLREDADAPKRGREQAGLFHNAFLFPSHAALGAALERVRERWTLDGASDHRVSEALYLSDPEGNGVELYRDRPRAAWPTTADGGVEMPTLPLDLDDVAAESDGTSPAPAGTTLGHVHLEVSSVPTAREFYVRTLGFDVQMDVGSALFVSAGGYHHHLGLNAWNRRSEPAGGRGLDWFEVVLPSADAVHAVRSRLENTGVAVAERDVADCDATDRDVDVADTDSVTGIEFVDPDGIGIRLRSASVY; this is encoded by the coding sequence ATGACTGACGCCACCGCTCCGTCGCTGCCCGCCGGGACGCGGCTCGGCCGGACCGCACTCCGCGTAAACGACCTCGAATCGATGATCGACTTTTATCGAACTGTCGTCGGCCTCGCGGTCATCGAGCGGATCGACGACGGCGCGACGCTCGGCGTCGACGACGTGCCGCTTCTCGTCCTGCGAGAAGACGCCGACGCGCCGAAACGGGGTCGCGAACAGGCCGGACTGTTCCACAACGCGTTCCTCTTTCCCTCCCATGCCGCGCTGGGTGCCGCACTCGAACGCGTCCGAGAGCGCTGGACGCTCGACGGCGCGTCCGACCACCGGGTGAGCGAGGCGCTGTACCTCTCGGACCCGGAGGGAAACGGCGTCGAACTCTACCGCGACCGACCGCGCGCGGCGTGGCCGACCACGGCCGACGGCGGCGTCGAGATGCCGACGCTCCCGCTGGATCTCGACGATGTCGCCGCCGAGTCAGACGGCACGTCACCGGCCCCCGCGGGGACGACGCTCGGACACGTCCACCTCGAGGTGAGCTCGGTCCCGACCGCTCGCGAGTTCTACGTCCGGACGCTCGGGTTCGACGTGCAGATGGATGTCGGCTCCGCGCTGTTCGTCTCCGCGGGCGGCTACCACCACCACCTCGGACTCAACGCGTGGAACCGGCGCTCCGAACCCGCGGGCGGCCGCGGTCTCGACTGGTTCGAGGTCGTTCTTCCGAGCGCCGATGCCGTACACGCGGTTCGAAGCCGCCTCGAAAACACCGGCGTCGCCGTCGCCGAGCGCGACGTCGCTGACTGCGACGCGACTGACCGCGATGTCGACGTCGCTGACACCGACTCAGTCACCGGCATCGAATTCGTCGACCCGGACGGGATCGGGATCCGACTGCGGTCAGCGTCCGTCTACTGA
- a CDS encoding phosphoenolpyruvate carboxykinase (ATP) — protein MANATRWPAVEDFPDPTTADHITYNPSDAELRGYSSEMETTTAFGAPSYVSDYRSRSADRTSNAVDVPFGDDDFDTFETALEWVNDPENDVLCVDRRVGRHESVSAVCRLFLPKKYGRIALAWAKLLDPVDGTDGSAHSDPVDGIADPPHTVEPDFVTVQLPDATDEPTIRILPDEGLTAVLGSDYTGEAKKSFLRLYMYRAKQAGGLGLHAGSKRVTLDDEDGPREVGQLFLGLSGTGKSTLTSHGLWLDEPEGAEMLQDDVCALLPSGTVAGSEGGGLYIKTLGLDADEQPELYDAATDAGAVLENVAVDGERRPPSASGTASRPVNDDGAVHFDEPRYGRNARAVIRRDHLESSAKEIDLPRVDQVFFITRNPLMPPIAKLTKTQAAAAFMLGESVETSAGDPSRIGESIRVVGTNPFIVGSKGEEGNRFRELIDDLDLDCFVINTGVVGTDNPVDVGVEETVAILEGTARGSVEWTEDDSIGLTVPATIPGVDIDEFAVEDHVDDFGDAHGDLRAERRAYLSQFDDLDDEIVGSAY, from the coding sequence ATGGCAAACGCGACCCGCTGGCCGGCAGTCGAGGACTTCCCCGATCCGACGACAGCGGACCACATCACGTACAACCCGTCAGATGCCGAACTCCGCGGGTACTCCTCTGAGATGGAGACGACCACCGCGTTCGGCGCGCCGTCGTACGTGAGCGACTACCGCTCCAGAAGTGCGGACCGAACCTCGAACGCTGTGGACGTACCCTTCGGTGACGACGACTTCGACACCTTCGAGACGGCGCTCGAGTGGGTGAACGACCCCGAAAACGACGTGCTCTGCGTCGACCGAAGGGTGGGGCGTCACGAGAGCGTGTCCGCCGTGTGCCGGCTGTTTCTTCCGAAGAAGTACGGTCGCATCGCGCTCGCGTGGGCGAAGCTCCTCGATCCGGTCGATGGAACCGACGGCTCGGCGCATTCCGACCCGGTCGATGGGATCGCCGACCCGCCCCACACAGTGGAGCCGGATTTCGTCACGGTCCAGCTTCCGGACGCCACCGACGAGCCGACGATCCGCATCCTCCCGGACGAAGGACTCACGGCCGTCCTCGGCAGCGACTACACCGGCGAGGCGAAGAAGTCGTTCCTCCGGCTGTATATGTACCGCGCGAAGCAGGCGGGCGGCCTCGGACTCCACGCGGGGAGCAAGCGGGTCACGCTCGACGATGAGGACGGCCCCCGTGAGGTCGGCCAACTCTTCTTGGGACTGTCCGGCACGGGCAAGTCGACGCTGACCAGTCACGGCCTCTGGTTGGACGAACCCGAGGGCGCGGAGATGCTCCAAGACGACGTCTGCGCGCTGCTGCCGTCGGGGACCGTCGCGGGCAGCGAGGGCGGCGGCCTCTACATCAAGACGCTCGGACTGGACGCCGACGAACAGCCTGAACTGTACGACGCCGCCACCGACGCCGGGGCCGTCCTCGAAAACGTCGCCGTCGACGGTGAGCGACGCCCGCCGTCCGCAAGCGGGACAGCGTCCCGCCCTGTCAACGACGACGGGGCCGTTCATTTCGACGAACCCCGATACGGCCGGAACGCGCGGGCGGTGATCCGCCGCGATCACCTCGAAAGCTCGGCCAAGGAGATCGATCTGCCGCGGGTCGATCAGGTGTTCTTCATCACGCGGAACCCGCTGATGCCGCCGATCGCGAAGCTGACGAAGACGCAGGCGGCCGCGGCGTTCATGCTCGGGGAGTCCGTCGAAACGAGCGCCGGCGACCCATCCCGCATCGGCGAATCGATTCGCGTCGTCGGCACGAACCCGTTCATCGTCGGCTCGAAAGGCGAGGAGGGGAACCGCTTCCGCGAGCTGATCGACGACCTCGATCTCGACTGCTTCGTCATCAACACCGGCGTCGTCGGGACCGACAATCCCGTCGACGTCGGCGTCGAAGAGACCGTCGCGATCTTGGAGGGCACCGCCCGCGGGAGCGTCGAGTGGACCGAAGACGATTCGATCGGTCTGACAGTGCCCGCGACGATCCCCGGCGTCGACATCGACGAGTTCGCGGTCGAAGATCACGTCGACGACTTCGGGGACGCCCACGGTGATCTCCGCGCGGAGCGCCGCGCGTACCTCTCGCAGTTCGACGATCTCGACGACGAGATCGTCGGGTCGGCGTACTGA